In Phormidium yuhuli AB48, one genomic interval encodes:
- a CDS encoding class I SAM-dependent methyltransferase has product MWNEMKDYVPNDHSHQVTAEWMVQQVLDRLPTTSVIIDLGCGAGNSVDFFREFLPKLTWIGIDIADSPEVRKRKRSDATFMEFDGVNIPLPSNSVDLLFSRQVLEHVRYPEALLHSIVRVLKPSGYFVGSTSHLEPYHSFQLWNFTPYGFKEIVQEAGLILHEIRPGIDGKTLINRTYKGRPKTYSKYFNEESPLNLEIECWGQNTQRNHRQVLIRKLSVCGHFCFTCIKKS; this is encoded by the coding sequence ATGTGGAATGAAATGAAAGACTATGTACCCAATGATCACTCACATCAAGTCACTGCAGAGTGGATGGTACAGCAGGTTTTGGATCGATTACCAACAACATCAGTTATTATTGATCTGGGGTGTGGAGCAGGAAACTCGGTTGATTTCTTCAGAGAGTTCTTACCTAAATTGACTTGGATTGGAATTGATATTGCAGATTCTCCAGAGGTTCGAAAACGGAAACGTAGCGATGCAACATTCATGGAATTTGATGGAGTGAACATTCCACTGCCATCAAATAGTGTGGATTTGTTGTTTAGTCGTCAAGTGCTAGAGCATGTTCGCTATCCAGAGGCACTTTTGCACAGTATAGTTCGTGTCCTGAAACCTAGTGGTTATTTTGTCGGCTCCACTTCACATCTGGAACCTTATCATTCATTTCAGCTATGGAATTTCACCCCCTATGGTTTCAAGGAAATTGTTCAAGAGGCAGGTTTAATATTACATGAAATTAGGCCTGGTATTGATGGTAAGACCTTAATAAATCGGACATATAAAGGGCGGCCTAAAACTTACAGCAAGTATTTTAACGAGGAATCGCCCCTAAATCTTGAAATAGAGTGTTGGGGACAAAACACTCAACGAAACCACCGCCAAGTACTAATTAGAAAACTATCTGTATGCGGTCATTTCTGCTTTACTTGCATTAAAAAATCATAA
- a CDS encoding tetratricopeptide repeat protein, with the protein MSTPPGLLGLTPLFTHNNELGGLTLMPPDTVVPATDEGQQEPSKELALGQPNIVGSEKTTQDKDVSKEFEKPKTPTQLTSRQDIEASSQQEWLTLAQQLKTEERWGEAIAAYKQAVNEDRQPQTQNPSGRDSFNQEMASPESFEQLQIQAFTYGQQRQWQACIETCKQALTLQPTASLYKLLGDVLQLMGRFPEAQRSYQEALRLRPDFAEVHGNLGNLYAQERQWPRAIECFRRALQYQPQRVALHRALAGVWEQLENEVEAVRCWHRVLNLEPESGQAQDYFSLGNRWVRLGDWSMAERYYREAIARDEQLTDAWHNLAEVLAHHQNWPAAREMYEQILQREPQRVISRLGYARVLTKLEDWQGAMAEYHRLAESAPEQVLAQQRFAQTLKDQGLLEEAIALYRRGLTFAPNGFELRLGFAELLCEQEQWEDALLQAEAAIALNPQVAQAHYYAGRAQVARENWQAAIPYLQQAVTLDSQFFWSRYFWGEALLGLEDWQGAAAVLEAAMSLNPHYPGGYLALGVALLESRIDLERAKACLKRNLELQPNQPQGYFYLGKCSARQGRLDEALRLYRHSWELSQGVDCGLALAEILKQLSRWSEAIQQYRQVLLKFGESGEALFGLGQALAASKRPMEAIVEWRRAIGLGWNCPELSCCLAEAFASLERWDEAVLEWERLLELQPGNALVRRQRALALMGLGRWAESAQEWQQYWQMAPGSGEGTVLDFRPELGMYGDIPHRQELSLTGDLTVEFWLRLREWPQNWTNLVGKFVSDEQNEFCLRIKDGERGQWYYGRGTGCANPVTWMPQETIRLHQWVHIACVRKLGQSGQVYVDGVLQGEQDWGQESGVAQTEAPVHLMVSSRLHQFLDGQLSEVRVWNVARTGDEIRRGMSEKLEIEPGLVAVWSGSEDGVVVDAVGDHLGWIRQASVNGQPRPRVGVCSEQLSQIAADCAYTLAQLYSGFAQVELISSQFPQSKGQVSQPIQETEIPCHKIQVDDEEQFLEQALALVLAHPYEVVHLSQPRMPNIILGLLYKLLWDARVIVDIDNEELSRVEVSEPLDLGMLFSSGEQLPPLLDLLGQDWTCIAMGLAKAFDGFRVFDNSTSVATGGAEESLSGLVTKVLAVPGCDFLDEWVCLLQRFPAIEFVRSEFRAEGRFEQVQMNDDSNGRFSHHCLGEVLEDSGHFYEAILAEKNLVELQQPVTSCCLNLTRFLKPEKQNWDAKSSSDQVINVSSNEIFESTQSFIRPLLIFSHGDSIETLGKKLFLFQQISQKSVIHILKVSSETRDFLLSNNQYLNSLLILANCAKDIADQKDEIPGGYWKTLQIDSNSSLISLFFRSGFFWNSENFVKLIKNTQLFNKKFEPKIEVPSLKIMIEELLNGTEHIYMQKIEENVDLLIDDICSSAKRQRRLIGGILDIFILSKKQNSLRLKLQIYLEAVISEFKITTDEHIGEILLRKIDSCIYLLFELSEENSSDILAKIFKPAFDIMVSRHSPTVVLWRGLRHSFLKAIDLSQSLPTLIELAKITNTYDSIAFLAIHNAIDNRSSNAKFELPKTWGIVKNTFELPKKDLISLVRDLRRTVPTSSYISENIYKEIISELKMLDKETVDSEIILARFMLLLYSNCFDPRLLNWLTENYKEIGMSDNEKHRILAITGSDIPFINDVNENLARKGFHYKIIHPSKYSDLADYMEASLTQWTKNLHSYRPTFEEDSQALVSVILTTYNPDIRLLELSLKSIIFQSYRNLEIIIIDDCSSDNYSQMIQLLSEKMRMYNICNITYKRNKKNLGQYASRNIAIEISKGDFIAIQDDDDVSHPQRLEFQLWSMLHNSGLIATYTNHIRISENSRIMIDGNDFNEILGDAPVSLVCHKKVFDNIGFFIPTKTRGDVEFRLRMQRYYSSDSIEVIPQPLLLMRGGMNTVSSCKEYYFRSALKVWREVMKNLPIRKEKYTDFERWIPTMLQ; encoded by the coding sequence ATGAGCACACCTCCCGGCCTCTTGGGGCTAACTCCACTTTTTACCCACAATAATGAATTGGGGGGGTTAACCCTAATGCCTCCGGATACGGTTGTTCCTGCGACTGATGAGGGGCAACAGGAGCCTTCTAAAGAACTTGCCCTGGGGCAACCCAACATTGTGGGGTCCGAAAAGACGACTCAAGATAAGGATGTTTCTAAAGAGTTTGAAAAACCTAAGACTCCAACTCAATTAACGTCACGTCAAGACATAGAGGCCAGCTCTCAGCAAGAATGGTTAACTCTGGCTCAGCAGCTAAAGACGGAAGAACGTTGGGGAGAGGCGATCGCGGCCTATAAACAGGCAGTCAATGAAGATAGGCAACCCCAGACTCAGAACCCGTCTGGGCGGGATTCTTTTAACCAGGAGATGGCGTCCCCCGAGAGTTTTGAGCAGTTACAGATTCAAGCTTTCACCTATGGACAACAGCGCCAGTGGCAAGCTTGTATTGAGACTTGCAAACAAGCTCTGACCCTTCAACCCACAGCGAGTCTCTACAAACTGCTGGGGGATGTTTTACAGCTAATGGGACGGTTCCCAGAAGCGCAGCGGAGTTATCAGGAGGCCCTGCGTTTACGGCCTGATTTTGCTGAGGTGCATGGGAATTTAGGTAATCTCTATGCTCAAGAGCGGCAGTGGCCACGGGCGATCGAATGTTTCCGACGAGCGTTGCAATACCAACCGCAACGAGTGGCATTACATCGGGCCTTGGCTGGGGTTTGGGAACAGTTGGAGAATGAAGTTGAAGCGGTGCGTTGTTGGCATCGGGTGTTGAATTTGGAACCGGAGTCAGGCCAGGCGCAGGACTATTTCAGTTTGGGGAATCGCTGGGTGCGCTTGGGAGACTGGTCTATGGCAGAGCGCTATTATCGAGAGGCGATCGCCCGTGATGAGCAGTTGACCGATGCTTGGCATAATCTGGCGGAGGTTTTGGCGCATCATCAGAACTGGCCGGCGGCTCGGGAGATGTATGAGCAGATTTTGCAGCGGGAACCGCAACGGGTGATTTCTCGTTTGGGCTATGCTCGGGTCTTGACGAAGTTAGAAGATTGGCAAGGGGCGATGGCTGAGTATCATCGTCTAGCGGAGTCTGCGCCGGAACAGGTCTTAGCGCAACAGCGTTTTGCTCAAACCTTGAAAGACCAGGGGTTACTCGAAGAGGCGATCGCCCTATATCGTCGTGGCCTCACCTTTGCCCCCAATGGGTTTGAGTTACGCTTGGGGTTTGCTGAACTCCTCTGTGAACAGGAACAATGGGAAGATGCATTGCTCCAGGCGGAGGCGGCGATCGCCCTGAATCCTCAGGTGGCACAAGCTCATTATTATGCCGGGCGCGCTCAGGTCGCTCGGGAGAATTGGCAGGCGGCGATTCCCTATCTGCAACAGGCAGTGACGTTAGATTCCCAGTTCTTCTGGAGCCGCTATTTCTGGGGTGAAGCTCTCCTAGGTTTAGAAGATTGGCAGGGAGCAGCGGCGGTGTTGGAGGCGGCAATGTCTCTGAATCCGCACTATCCTGGGGGCTATTTGGCTTTGGGAGTGGCGTTGCTGGAGAGCCGAATTGACTTAGAGCGAGCCAAGGCATGTTTAAAGCGGAATCTAGAGTTACAACCTAATCAGCCACAAGGCTACTTTTATCTCGGAAAATGCTCAGCGCGACAAGGGCGACTTGATGAAGCCTTGAGGTTGTATCGTCACAGTTGGGAATTGAGCCAGGGGGTTGACTGTGGCTTAGCTTTAGCTGAAATATTGAAGCAGTTGAGCCGGTGGTCCGAAGCCATCCAACAGTATCGCCAAGTCCTGTTAAAGTTTGGGGAGTCGGGAGAGGCTTTATTTGGCTTAGGACAAGCTTTAGCGGCTTCCAAACGCCCCATGGAAGCGATCGTGGAGTGGCGGCGAGCGATCGGGCTCGGGTGGAACTGTCCCGAGTTGTCTTGCTGTTTAGCTGAGGCGTTCGCAAGCTTAGAGCGTTGGGATGAGGCGGTGCTGGAATGGGAGCGACTGTTGGAGCTTCAGCCTGGGAATGCCTTGGTCAGACGGCAACGGGCCTTGGCGTTGATGGGCTTAGGTCGTTGGGCCGAGTCTGCTCAGGAGTGGCAGCAGTATTGGCAAATGGCTCCAGGGTCAGGTGAAGGTACGGTACTCGATTTTCGGCCGGAGTTGGGGATGTATGGAGACATTCCTCATCGTCAGGAGTTAAGTCTTACTGGAGATTTGACCGTTGAATTTTGGTTGCGTTTGAGGGAGTGGCCGCAGAATTGGACAAATCTTGTAGGTAAATTTGTCAGTGATGAGCAAAATGAGTTCTGTTTGCGCATCAAGGATGGGGAGCGGGGCCAGTGGTACTATGGCCGGGGGACAGGCTGTGCTAACCCTGTAACTTGGATGCCACAAGAAACGATTCGTTTGCATCAATGGGTTCACATTGCTTGTGTGCGGAAGCTTGGGCAGTCTGGACAGGTTTATGTTGATGGTGTCTTGCAGGGAGAACAGGACTGGGGGCAGGAATCTGGCGTGGCGCAGACTGAGGCTCCAGTGCATCTGATGGTGAGTTCTCGTCTGCATCAGTTCCTGGATGGTCAGTTATCCGAGGTACGGGTTTGGAATGTAGCTCGCACGGGTGATGAGATTCGCCGGGGAATGAGTGAGAAACTGGAGATAGAACCGGGTTTAGTAGCAGTTTGGTCGGGTTCTGAGGACGGAGTTGTGGTTGACGCTGTCGGAGACCATCTGGGATGGATAAGGCAAGCCTCAGTAAACGGGCAGCCGCGCCCTCGGGTGGGGGTCTGTAGTGAGCAGTTGTCCCAGATAGCAGCGGACTGTGCCTATACTTTGGCACAGTTGTATAGCGGTTTCGCTCAAGTTGAGTTAATTAGCAGTCAGTTTCCTCAGTCTAAAGGACAGGTGTCGCAGCCAATTCAAGAGACAGAGATTCCTTGTCATAAGATACAGGTTGACGATGAGGAGCAGTTTCTTGAGCAGGCATTGGCCTTGGTTCTCGCTCATCCCTATGAGGTGGTGCATCTGTCTCAGCCTCGAATGCCCAATATAATTTTGGGTCTGTTATACAAGCTACTGTGGGATGCACGAGTAATTGTAGATATTGACAATGAGGAGTTAAGTAGGGTTGAGGTCTCGGAGCCACTAGATTTAGGGATGTTGTTTAGCTCTGGCGAGCAGTTGCCGCCGTTGCTAGATTTGCTGGGTCAAGACTGGACTTGCATTGCGATGGGTCTAGCTAAAGCTTTTGATGGATTTCGGGTGTTTGATAATAGTACCTCGGTGGCCACTGGTGGAGCTGAAGAGTCGTTATCTGGGCTGGTAACTAAGGTTTTGGCAGTACCGGGTTGTGATTTTTTGGATGAGTGGGTTTGCCTATTGCAGAGGTTCCCTGCTATTGAGTTCGTTAGATCGGAATTCAGGGCTGAGGGAAGGTTTGAGCAAGTGCAGATGAATGATGATTCTAACGGCCGCTTTTCTCATCATTGCTTGGGTGAAGTTCTAGAGGATTCGGGGCATTTTTATGAGGCGATTCTGGCTGAGAAGAATTTGGTGGAGTTACAGCAGCCGGTGACTTCATGTTGTTTGAATTTGACTCGATTTTTGAAACCAGAAAAACAGAATTGGGATGCAAAATCTAGTAGCGATCAAGTAATTAATGTATCTAGTAATGAAATTTTTGAATCAACCCAATCTTTCATAAGACCGTTGTTAATTTTTAGCCATGGAGATTCTATTGAAACACTTGGCAAAAAGCTCTTCTTGTTTCAACAAATTTCGCAAAAAAGTGTAATTCACATTTTGAAAGTTTCATCAGAAACACGAGATTTTTTACTTTCTAATAATCAATACCTGAATTCACTTTTAATATTAGCTAATTGCGCAAAAGACATAGCTGATCAGAAAGATGAAATACCTGGTGGCTATTGGAAAACTTTACAAATTGACTCAAATTCATCTTTGATTTCCCTATTCTTTAGGTCTGGATTTTTTTGGAATTCCGAAAATTTTGTCAAACTCATTAAAAACACACAGTTATTCAATAAAAAATTTGAACCCAAAATAGAAGTACCATCACTAAAAATCATGATCGAAGAATTGTTGAATGGAACTGAGCATATATATATGCAAAAGATAGAAGAAAATGTTGATTTACTTATTGATGATATTTGTAGCTCAGCCAAAAGACAAAGACGATTGATTGGAGGAATTTTAGACATTTTTATATTATCAAAAAAACAAAACTCACTCCGATTAAAGTTACAGATTTATTTAGAAGCTGTCATTTCTGAATTTAAAATTACAACCGATGAACATATCGGTGAAATACTACTAAGAAAAATCGATTCTTGTATTTATTTACTCTTTGAATTATCTGAAGAAAATTCTTCAGATATACTAGCAAAGATTTTTAAGCCAGCCTTTGATATAATGGTTTCTAGACATAGTCCTACAGTGGTTTTATGGCGAGGGTTACGACATAGTTTTTTAAAAGCTATTGATTTATCCCAGTCTCTACCCACACTTATTGAGTTAGCAAAAATCACTAACACATATGATAGCATTGCTTTTTTAGCGATCCATAACGCCATAGACAATAGATCATCAAATGCAAAATTTGAACTACCCAAAACTTGGGGGATTGTCAAAAACACCTTTGAATTACCTAAAAAAGATTTAATCTCTCTTGTTCGAGACTTACGGCGGACTGTTCCAACTAGCTCATATATTTCAGAAAATATATATAAAGAAATTATTTCAGAACTTAAAATGCTTGATAAAGAAACTGTTGACAGCGAGATTATCTTAGCTAGATTTATGTTGCTGCTATATAGCAATTGTTTCGATCCTAGATTGCTAAATTGGTTGACGGAAAATTACAAAGAAATAGGTATGAGTGATAATGAAAAGCATAGAATTTTAGCAATTACTGGATCTGATATACCTTTCATAAATGATGTAAATGAAAATCTTGCAAGAAAAGGTTTTCATTATAAAATTATTCATCCTTCTAAATACTCTGACCTTGCTGACTACATGGAAGCAAGCTTAACACAATGGACTAAGAATCTTCATAGTTATCGTCCAACTTTCGAAGAAGATAGCCAGGCCTTAGTTTCTGTTATCCTCACGACTTATAACCCAGACATAAGATTGCTTGAGCTTTCGTTAAAATCAATAATTTTTCAAAGCTATCGAAATCTAGAGATCATTATTATTGATGATTGCTCATCAGATAATTATAGTCAGATGATCCAGCTGCTATCCGAAAAAATGCGCATGTACAATATATGTAATATTACCTATAAACGAAACAAAAAAAATCTTGGTCAGTATGCTTCCCGTAACATAGCTATAGAAATTTCTAAAGGAGATTTTATTGCCATTCAAGATGATGATGATGTTTCTCATCCTCAAAGATTAGAGTTTCAATTGTGGTCTATGCTCCATAATTCTGGTTTAATTGCTACCTACACCAACCATATCAGAATTAGTGAAAATTCGCGAATCATGATTGATGGTAATGATTTTAACGAAATTTTAGGAGACGCCCCTGTTTCCCTGGTATGTCATAAAAAAGTTTTTGATAATATTGGATTTTTTATTCCGACTAAAACTCGTGGTGACGTAGAGTTTCGTTTAAGAATGCAACGGTACTATTCGTCTGATTCCATAGAGGTTATACCACAACCTTTACTGCTGATGCGTGGTGGTATGAACACCGTCTCCTCATGTAAGGAGTACTACTTCCGAAGTGCTCTCAAAGTTTGGCGTGAAGTCATGAAAAACTTACCCATAAGAAAGGAAAAGTACACAGATTTTGAGCGATGGATCCCAACGATGCTCCAGTAA
- a CDS encoding glycosyltransferase family 2 protein, whose amino-acid sequence MSVVKPQVSVIIPVYNGGRFLGEAIASVWAQTYTDWELIVVDDGSTEAIEPLIAPYGSRLRYIRQENQGVAVARNRGLEVARGEFIAFLDQDDWFEPDKFEVQVAALQESPHLGMVHSGWFVVDAAGERLSTVNPREGIPELDLAAWLLWKPVFLGAMLFRRSGFEEVGGFNKKWEKTPDVALVLQLILKGYRADWVSRPTVSYRQHPGNASRETRVQVRECKQILDEMFAHPHLPPEVRGLESQARYNNLVWSAWRLYSTGEFSLMTDYLRKSLAYSEQSRTETILDWLRWFEQYEAEYGQVFDYKILVKKLIDLT is encoded by the coding sequence ATGTCTGTGGTGAAGCCTCAGGTGAGTGTGATTATTCCGGTTTATAATGGCGGGCGCTTTTTGGGGGAGGCGATCGCCAGTGTTTGGGCGCAAACTTATACCGACTGGGAGTTAATTGTGGTGGATGATGGCTCGACGGAGGCGATCGAGCCTCTGATTGCGCCCTATGGCTCGCGGCTGCGCTATATTCGCCAGGAGAATCAGGGGGTGGCGGTGGCGCGGAATCGGGGATTGGAGGTGGCGCGAGGGGAGTTTATTGCTTTTTTGGATCAGGATGATTGGTTTGAGCCGGATAAGTTCGAGGTTCAGGTGGCGGCGTTGCAGGAGTCGCCCCATCTGGGGATGGTGCATAGTGGTTGGTTTGTGGTGGATGCGGCGGGAGAGCGGTTATCGACGGTGAATCCGAGGGAGGGGATTCCTGAGTTGGATTTGGCGGCCTGGCTGTTGTGGAAACCGGTGTTTTTGGGGGCGATGCTGTTTCGGCGATCGGGCTTTGAGGAGGTGGGGGGGTTTAATAAAAAGTGGGAAAAAACTCCGGATGTGGCCCTGGTATTGCAGTTAATACTCAAAGGATACCGAGCGGACTGGGTTTCTCGGCCGACGGTTTCCTATCGCCAACATCCGGGCAATGCTTCGCGGGAAACGCGAGTGCAGGTGCGCGAGTGTAAGCAAATCTTAGATGAGATGTTTGCTCATCCTCATCTCCCACCAGAGGTGCGGGGGCTTGAGTCTCAGGCTCGCTATAACAATCTAGTTTGGAGTGCTTGGCGGTTGTATTCGACGGGTGAGTTTTCTCTAATGACGGATTATTTGAGGAAGTCTTTAGCGTATAGTGAGCAATCTCGGACGGAGACGATTTTGGATTGGCTGCGTTGGTTTGAGCAGTATGAGGCGGAGTATGGGCAAGTTTTTGATTATAAAATTCTAGTTAAAAAACTTATAGACCTGACCTAA
- a CDS encoding FkbM family methyltransferase — MSLIQLNQSLRLVGSNFLNISGAEQTVVGKTVLQYGLQSYESLTLATCITLLKQSPKKVFFDVGANIGIYSLICSKAVPDIVIHAFEPVPDLAKIFKNLIHINNFDNVFLHEIALSDKCGVAPIYISERSDASNSLRKGFRPSKQIVEVKLDTLDKICKTHSLPTLIKIDTESTEPDVIAGGINFIKSNHPFIICEVLPGRTENALMEVLRPLNYTFYHIAQPEFGIAQNTINGDVSYQNRDWLFCPQEMDASFWKSVSKFHELAFE; from the coding sequence ATGTCATTAATTCAGCTAAATCAAAGTCTCAGATTGGTAGGAAGTAACTTCCTCAATATTTCAGGAGCAGAGCAGACAGTTGTTGGAAAAACAGTACTGCAATATGGACTTCAATCTTATGAATCATTAACGCTAGCCACATGTATAACTCTCCTCAAACAATCACCCAAAAAAGTTTTTTTTGATGTAGGAGCAAACATTGGAATTTATTCGCTAATTTGTTCAAAAGCAGTTCCGGATATTGTTATTCATGCTTTTGAACCTGTTCCAGATTTGGCAAAAATATTTAAGAATTTGATACATATTAATAATTTTGATAATGTTTTTTTACATGAAATTGCACTAAGTGATAAATGTGGTGTTGCACCAATTTATATATCCGAGCGCAGTGATGCTTCTAATTCACTACGTAAAGGTTTTCGACCTTCTAAACAAATAGTAGAGGTCAAACTTGACACTCTTGATAAAATCTGTAAAACACATTCTTTACCAACTTTAATCAAAATAGATACTGAGTCAACAGAGCCAGATGTGATTGCTGGTGGTATCAATTTTATAAAATCTAACCATCCATTTATTATTTGTGAAGTGCTTCCAGGTCGAACTGAAAATGCTTTGATGGAGGTGCTGAGACCCCTTAACTATACTTTTTATCATATAGCACAACCTGAATTTGGCATAGCTCAAAATACTATTAATGGAGATGTAAGCTATCAAAATAGAGATTGGTTGTTCTGTCCCCAGGAAATGGATGCAAGTTTTTGGAAATCTGTATCTAAGTTTCATGAGCTAGCTTTTGAATAA
- a CDS encoding Uma2 family endonuclease, whose protein sequence is MDKSPNFTPHEAIAQTEIAIDTFVTAKQKRLLTDSLYTSLHGQPFLIESNIGILHTQGQPLVAPDLMLSLDIGEDWWTHRHHPYSLWEFGKSPDLVMEIVSTTTGDELGAKLSVYERLRVSYYVLFDPERLLGGPRLRAFELRGKCYFEIAKFNELDKPIWLEQVGLGLMLWQGEFEDKDGLWLRWCDQQGNILPTGYELAQQELLDREEYEKRAERIESQLLQANQRTERAKKWAQRLGEQLRALGVDPDTV, encoded by the coding sequence ATGGATAAGTCCCCGAATTTTACACCCCATGAGGCGATCGCTCAGACGGAGATTGCGATCGATACGTTTGTGACGGCGAAACAGAAGCGTCTATTGACGGATTCGCTGTATACGTCTCTCCATGGACAGCCGTTCTTGATTGAAAGCAATATCGGCATTCTCCACACTCAGGGACAGCCTCTGGTGGCCCCGGATCTGATGTTGAGTTTGGATATTGGTGAGGATTGGTGGACGCATCGTCATCATCCCTATTCTCTGTGGGAGTTTGGCAAGTCTCCGGATTTGGTGATGGAAATTGTTTCAACGACGACGGGGGATGAGTTGGGGGCGAAGCTCAGTGTGTATGAGCGGTTACGGGTGAGTTACTATGTGCTGTTCGATCCGGAGCGGCTGCTGGGGGGCCCCCGATTGCGGGCGTTTGAGTTACGGGGTAAGTGCTATTTTGAGATTGCTAAGTTCAATGAGCTGGATAAGCCGATTTGGTTGGAGCAGGTTGGGCTGGGGTTGATGTTGTGGCAAGGGGAGTTTGAGGATAAGGATGGCCTCTGGTTGCGTTGGTGTGATCAGCAGGGGAATATTTTGCCGACGGGTTATGAGTTAGCTCAGCAGGAGTTGTTAGATCGCGAGGAGTATGAGAAACGGGCGGAACGGATTGAGTCGCAGTTGTTGCAGGCGAATCAACGGACGGAACGGGCCAAGAAGTGGGCCCAGCGGTTGGGGGAACAGTTGCGGGCGTTAGGGGTTGATCCGGATACGGTGTAG